DNA from Sorex araneus isolate mSorAra2 chromosome 6, mSorAra2.pri, whole genome shotgun sequence:
agagtttggggaatattgtctgccatggagggagggggagggtgggaaaggggggctatacccgggatattggtgatggggaatgtgcactggtggagggatgggtgtttgatcattgtgagattgtaacccaaacatgaaagcttgtaactatctcatggtgatacaataaaatttaaacatttttttaaaaaaagagaaggagagagagggagaaagagagggagagagggagggagagggagagagggagggagagaggggggagagagaggggaagggagggggagagggaggaggagagagggggagaggggcactgggagggagggagggagggagggggagggggcgcacgCTGGCCCAGCCTCCTACCGATCCCACTGCCCACTGTCCTCAGGGCCCCAGGCAGGCCCTGGCCAGCGCCTCTGCCTCCAGCCTGCGCACAGGAAggcagcaggggcagggctgtgggggggccagccctccagccctgcgCCCCCAGGAACCTGCCGGGCCTTTTGTCCACGGACGAGCCTGCGCCTGGGTGAGGGCAGCCGGCCGAGTCCCCAGGGAGGCGCCGTCCCGCTGAGTGATGGGCCGTCCGTTATTCCGTTATTGACCGGCCCGCCTGGGAGCGGCTTAAGTGGCCATTAGCTCGGGCTGCGTCCTGCAGGGCCGCTGCGTGCAGGGCTGAGGCCAGGCAGGGCGCGGGGGGAGGGCGCTGCAGTAACCCCCAGGGACCCCCTCAGGACGCAGCCCGCGGCCCCTCCGCACACGTACCCGCGGGCCCAGACAGCCGCCGGACAGCAGGGCCGGACGCTCGGGCCCACCGGGGTCCCTGTGGGGGTGACCGAGCCCCAGGGGGTGGCTCAGCTGCCAAGGCCCCGGCCAGGCCCCGACAATGACACCTGGGAGTGCAGCCTAGTGCCCCAAAGTCCAAATCCCACAGCTGACCTCTGACCCGGCCACCGCCCTCAGGCTTCCCGGCCTCGCCCTGTCCTCCATCATCCCAGAGGCCCGGGGACAGGATGAGCACGCCCCGAGGGCAGAGCACTGGGCAAGGGGCACTCCCCCCCAGACAGCCGCTGAGAACAGCTGGTCGGAGCTGGTCAGAAGCCTCCCCTCGGCCCTGGCAGCTCCCGTCCGGGAGTCACCCCGCTCGCTCCGGCCCTGTCCAGGTGGTCACCATGGACAACCCCCCCCACACTGTCCCCCGCCCCCGAGACCCCCCTGTGGCCACTCACCAGGCGGACGCGCTCTGGAAGGTCatgggcggggggctgcgggggtccccgcgcggccggggcgcggcggggggcggtgggggcggcggggtccgggccgggcgcccccagccccgcggcgCCCAGCGGCCGCGCACGCCCCAGCGCGCCAGGTAGAGCTGGCAGGCGGCCGAGTTCATGGCCGAGTAGTACAGCAGGTCCAGGGCCAGTAGCGCCAGCACGAAGAGCCCGTAGATCCACACGCCCAGCAGCGCCGGGTAGttgctgcggggtgggggggcagggggggtgagcagaggggggagggggagggggcgacccgcgccgagccccgcccccaccccaccccctgctgcgGGCACCCACTTCAGAGCACAGGGCAGCCCCAGGCTCCGTCCCGGGCACCCCAGAaggcgccctgagcactgctgggtcccaGCGGGGGTGGGAGTCAGGGCCGGCTCCCTCTGGGGCCCCGCCCACCCGTCTTcttggggagaggaaggggcctggagtcagaggtcacggggaggggagctgggatgGAGGGATGCGGCGTGGGGGGGgtctctgcacccctgccctgctgccccaGCCCCGAGGCGCCCCCCCCTCCCTAAGCCCCCTGCAGGGACGAGGGgccgccccgcctcctcccccagctttcggggcagccctgggcctggggggcgggggtggtggtgctggccGGGAGCCAGCTCGGGTGTGCCGGTCGCTGGCGTCTCTGGCCAGGGGGAGTTTTTTTTAAAGGGTAGTTTTTCTTAAAGGGAAGGggacaatgttttattttattttattttattttaatttttgctctttgggtcgcacctggcaatgctcaggggttcctcctggctctgcactaaggactcacacctggcggtgctcaggggaccccgggtcagctgtgtgcaaggcaaacaccctcctcccctcctcccctccttcttcttAATTAAGGAgcaatcaaaagcaaaaacaagaacagCCCAGGCGGCCGGGGCTGGAGGTGCGGCTAATTCACCCCCGGAGCGAGGGCCTGTGGGTGTTTTTCTGCGCCAGCATTTCAGGACCAAAACCAAGGCGAGACCCGGGACTCGGCAGCGGGCGCTGAGTGACGATGGTTTGCAGGCGGCATCACTAAGCCTCGGGAGAGGAGAGCTGAAACGAGGCTGGagccaggacagcagggaggggtttgccttgcacagccccCAGCACTCCGAacggcttcctgagcactgtcgggagtcatccctgaatgcagacccaggagtaagtcctgagcacctcggggtatgcccccccaaataaaccaacAAGCCACAGTGGGCTTGAGGATTAGTGGGGAGACTGCTCCTAACCCTGCCCAGAACAGGAGGGAAAGCCCATGAGGCCAGCCCTAGCACTCAAGCCAGGCTCTGTGCCTCCTGGTCTCGCCAGGACAGGCCCAGGGCCTCTGCTTGTCCACGTCACTGAGTGCCTTTGACAGTGTTGGTGCAGCTGTGCGGATCCGGCCACGGCGCCTGCTGGGCcagcctctccagcccccgggcccACAGCTCAGCGGGCCCATGTAAATATGTACATTTCTCAGGCCAGGGCCAGCAAGGGCTGCCCCAGGCCCGTTTTTCATGCGCTGACTTGTACAATTATCTTTTCAAAGGTACTTGGATAATAATAAAGCTTTTTTtgaccttcaaaaaaaaaaaaaagatggtaccGTAACAGCAGGAGAACATTCTAGAATgctcaggggaggggggtggggctgagCCCAGGAAGACACACACAGTCTTGGACACAAAACCCTGAGGACAACCaagggggggtgtgggaggaacAACATGACGCAGACTAGAGGGAGCACCCCACCTTCCCAGGCAAGCAGGAGCGAGGGTCCCCTTTCCTTCCTATGTAAAGAGTCCCCGTGAACAAATAAGAAGGTGGCTCCAAAGACTCAGAGGAAACTCAGGCAAACGGAGGCGGCCCTGTGTGTGGAGGGCAGGGAAAGCAGCCGAGGCCtcctcggggggtgggggagccctcGAACCCAACACTCACTTGTGCAGGTAGCCCTCGGCAGCTGCCGTCAGGTTGGCCCGCGTCACGGCCCGGAACTCCGTCTCGTTGCAGCAGTACTTGAAGACCGTGTTGTTATGGTGGCAGCACAGCGTCAGCGTCTTGTTGTCCGAGAGCCGGGGGCAGTGGAAGCCAAAGTGGTAGCGGCCCTTGTGGTCCGTGTAGGGCTCGCACACGCGGAAGTGGGCCGACAGGACTGCGTGAGAGGCTCCGCTCAGCCAGCCCGGCCCGGGCTCGCCTCGAGAGCTGACCCCGGGAGGCCCCCGGGCTGCCCCATCACCCCCGCCACAGTGCTCCTGGCAGACACCCTCCAGAGCGGAGCCCGCGGAGGGACCGTGGGGACACCTGGGCtcgactgggggccctggggggcttgCGGCCGCGTCTGACCCGTGCCCTGCCCAGGGCGGCCCCTTCCGAGGCGGGGGGCGGCTGTGCCCGGTGCCCCCCGGGCGGGCTCGGGCAGGAATGCCCAGGGAGTGCCCGGCTGCTCCCTTCTCGCCCCCCCCCCGGCACCGGGCGGAGGGAGGCGGGAGCTGGGCCCCGctgtgggcaggggcgggggtccccAGCCTGTGCCTGCACCAGGGGCGACGGCCCGGGCCAGGCAGGGCTGCTGGGAGACAGGGACCCCCACAGAGGGCCCGGGGCTTCCTAAGGCGCAGGAAAGGAGGGGGGCTGCGCCTTGGGTGTTTCTGCAccgtgtggcccccagccctgggggtcaggggaccccagcaccgcagggcTCGGGAAGGGGGGCTGGGGCGAAGACCGCGCGGGGGCCAGCCGGGCACGCGCACTCTGGCCCCGGGTGCACTGCCTCTCCCGCCGCGGCCGTCCTGCAGGGGGGACGGGAGACGGCTCAGGGCACGGCTGGGGTGAGCTCCCAGCCCGCTGACCCCTAGTGACCCCCTTGCCGTGGGTCACACGCCAGAGGCCacggcggggttgggggggaggacaaaggagagacagacaggccggcggggagggcgtttgcctggcatgtggtcggcccgggttcgatccctgacaccccatatggtgccccgagcactgccaggagtgattcctgagtgcagagccgggagtgaccccccaaacaaacaacaaacctagagatattttttaaaaatttaaaacataaaacaaatttttttaaaaaagaggaagagacaggcacagagagagagaaagggagagagagagagagagagagggaaggagaaagagagggagagagagggagggaggagagagagggagggagggggaaagggagaaagggaaagagagggagggagaaggagagggagagggagagagaaggagaaagagaaagagagggagggagagaggaggagggagaggcagagagagggagagaaagagagagggagagggaaggaaaaagagagggagggagggagggagggagagagggaaggggaaagggagaaaggaagagagagggagaaggagagagagggggagggagaaagaaagggagagagaaagggagaagagagagggagagggagggagagaaggagaaagagggagggagagaggaggagagagaggagagacagagggagggagagaggggagaaggagggagagagagagggagagagggagggagggggaaagggagagagggagggagagagggagggggaggggaaggcaggggggagggggagggagagagggggagaaagggagggaggaagggagagggagggggagtgcccggggcggggctgggccgaGGGCTGGGGCCATCCCCGTGCACATGGCGGCACCCGGGCAGGTGTGAGCACTGGCTGCTCGGGCAGAGACTCTGGCCGGGGTGGGCCGTTCCCCCAGACGCCCGCCTCTGTCCACTCCGGCTctagcaccccccaccccaccccaccctgcccgggCTCACCTGCACAGGCCAGCACGGAGAGGACGAGCACAGGGAGGGTCCGCCGGCCACTGCTGGTCATCGTTTGTCTGCATGGGTCCGTGGGGGTCCGCCTGCCGAGAGAGGGGGGAGGTGGCGCgggccagcgggggggggggggggcggccatcCAATTCCCGCTGGGATGAGCGGCCCCTCCCGCTCCCGCTGTCACCGCCCCCCTCGCGGGAGGAGACGCAATCAGAGCAGCCGGCCCAGGTGCCAGAGCTGGAGCTGCCGCAGCgctgggggggggccctgggggagcctggggggtggggggtgccctgAGTGGGCGGGCGGTGGGCACTTGGGCGGGGCGGGAATACGACCCCTGACACGCGAAGCCCCTGCACCCCAAAGCGGGTTCCGAGGGGCCCCGCACCCACTGAGCGTGGCTggcagtggcgggggggggcagagtgCAGGGCCCCCCCCGAAGTAGTACTCAGCCTGGAAGAGGAGCGAGAGCAGCGCCTGCCAAGCACGGGCGGGACCCGGGCCCAGTGCCTCTGGGGTCCCCACGGCAGCGAGTCCGGGGACAGGAGGTGGAGGGGGCCGAGGCCTGGGGACTGGGGGCACACGTGGCCCCGTGTCCTGGACCCCCTGAAAGGGCTGAGGaacagcacagccgggagggtgtttgcccagcacgaggctgacccgggttcaatccccggcatcccatatggtcccctgagcactgccaggagcaattcctgagcatcaccgggagtgaccccaaaacaaaacaaaccagaaaaacgAAAGGGTTAGACAGCGGTAAATTCCACATCGTGTGTGAGATCATCGTGTATTTGGTCACTCAGGGAAAGAAGGGCAAACGGGGAGAGTGTCGGGGTTGCAGGGATGCAGGGTGGTGGCTCGGGGTTGCTTCTCCCTGAAGGGACCAGGGAGAACCTCCTCTGTGaaggtgatctctgagcagaggtAGATGCTGTGCGCTGGGGGACCCTAGGGCAGGAGTgactgtgcaaaggccctggggcaggagtgACCATGCAAAGGTCctggtgcaggggtgagtgtgcaaaggccctggggcagggcagcTGGGTAGTGAGGAAGGGGAGCAGGTGGGCGGCTGGGGCAGTGCCTGGGCCCTGGCACTACTCCCTCAGGCAAAGCACAGGGTGTGGGTCCCCTGGTGCACGACACCCCACTGCAGGGGTCACAGGAGCTGGCTGGAACCCCGAGTCCCCCAGGGCCGGGGCAAGCGGAGACTCAGGTCGGGGTCCGTTTCCTGGGGGTCTGCTCTGTGCCGGGGGGGCCATTTCCCTAATGCCCCCACCCTGATGTGGCACCACCAGGCCCGGCGGAAGTGGGGCCCCGAGTGCAGCCACCGGCTCCGCCCCGAACGCGGGGGCCAGATCGAGGGGCCGACACTGCTCGGGGCCCCTGGGGGTGGCAGGACCCCGCTCTGCCCTGGCCAGGACAGTCTCGGGCACTGCCAGCCAGGCCCCGGCTGGGCGAACCCCCCGCCACAGGCACCCACCCCCGAGACGCAAACCCCGAGCACCTCCACCGTGAGCACCGACAGGATGAGCCTCTGCGGCTCCCACTGCCAGCTCCTGCTCAGGGCCGGCCCACCCTGGGCCCAGCACCCAGACTGGCAGCCTAGGGGGGGTGGTGGGCCACGGGAACTCTAGGAGTCGCCAGGACAGCCCGGAGACGAGGACCCTCGACCCGAGGTGACGGCCAGACCCGAGTCCTGTGCggtgcccccctaccccccagccctGACCTCAGTGGCGGGTCCTGGGCGGGAGGGGCTGGCCCGGCTATAAGCCATTACTGGGGGGGGGAATGCCACATCCCCCCCCGACCGCGGGGCAGACttgtcctgcccccccccacccctggccggGTCAGGGCTGCGCTGGAAACCTCAGGGGCCGTGGCCATCGGCTTCCAGGAATCGGGGCGGCCTCGAGTTAGCCCAGCAGCCCCGGCCTGGGCGGGGACCCTGCAGTGACACGGGCAGGGCGGGCGGCCGTCGGCCTGGGCTGGACTCGGCCCTGACTCAGTCGCCTCCCTGTGCTGGCCCTGGGGAGACCAACACCGAGCCCCGCCTTGGAGAGGAGCCCAGAGAGGTGGGGCGGCCCAGGTGGGCTCGGTGgagagtgctccccacccccaggccgcCCCCCCCGTCACCCACAGAGGAGAGGAGGCGCTTCGGGCTCTGCGGGGCGCCAGGGCCGCTGGACCATCCCGACTGCAGATGAGTAAACTGAGGCCCACACACACCAAGGCTTCCCGGCCCCGCTGGCCACTCTGCAGCAGAGCTGGGACGCCCCAAGCCAGGGGCCTGGCCAGGGGTCCCTCAGGGGTCGAGAGCGGCGGGGGCACCCATGGTGCTGCCACAGGCACCTCGGCAGGGGGCATGTTTCGGGCCCCTCACCAGGTCCAGGGCCCCCTGCTGACAGGTGAGCACAGTTAAGGAGGACTCTGAGCctccggggcggggccaggctccCTGCTCCACCCGTGCCTCGCTGTGTGACCCTAGGCAAGCGTCTCACCCTCTCTGTGCCCGTAGGTCCCTGCACAGGGAGGACCATCTCTGACGGGGATCTCCCGCCTCTCCCCCGACACGTCCCTGCCAAGGGGCGGGAGGGCAGCGGCCCACGGCGAGTGGAGGGGGTGGCGGAGCAACCTGCTCATTGTCCCCGGGGGCACCAGGCAGCACCAACCCCTGCCTGGGCACAGCGCCCGCAGCACCAGGTACCGgaatgttccagaatgttccagagaGAACCGGAATGTTCTGGGCAGCACTGTTTATGAGAGGAGTGCCCTGGAGCCGACCCAGTGGTGcggggggcagggcctggagcactgcaggaaCGCGGGCACTGTCGGGGTGGCGGGAGCCCTGCCGGGGGCCGCAGGGGAACCCCAGGGGCCCAGTGCCCCCCAGAGGCCAAGGACCCCGGGCACAGGAGCGGGCAGGGCCGTGCCGGGCACCTCAGGGACCTGCCGGTCATTCTGCAGCTGCGGGAAGGAGGCGTCCAGGAGAGGCCGTCCAGGGGAGTCCAGGGCCCGAGGGGGGCCGCGTCCTATGGGGTGGCCGAGACGCCACCAGGCAGAGGACACAGCGCTGGGGGGCCGAGCCTGCCTCCATCATGGACACCAGCTGGGGACCCCCTCCAAGGCACGGTCTGCTGCCCGGACCGCTGAGTGACCGTCCCTGCCCGCAGAAAGCCAGTCCTGGCCCTCACCTGGATGCTCTGAACCcaagagggcttcctggaggcggtGACACTTCCAGAGGCAGTAGGAATCCTCTCTAGGCTTCCAGAACACCCTTGTTCCTggctcccccatccctgcccccggccctgccctggccccatcCCCAGCCTTCCCGGAGGCCAGTAGCTGGTGACTCCGAAGTGGCCAGGGTTACTGCATGCACATGAAGTCAGGGAACCCTcgtttctggggccacactctgggACCCGGTCCCCGTGGCATGGCGCCCCGCTGTCCCCAGGGAGGGCCCAGCGTCCACCTACGTTACCAGGGCCGtggggatggcggggggggggcggggggcgtccgTCTCCTCGAACGTGCTGAGCCGGCGCCATCCCGACGACATCCgggccccgagcacagacaggGGTGCTCAGACACCCCCAAAACATCAGCCATGGTGACGAGGACAGAGATGGCGATGACCGAGAGCCCCGGGCACCTgcgccccgcccagcccctgaGGAAGGCCAGCGAGGGGCCCCGTCCCATGCCCGACCTCAACCCCGACCCTGGCTGTCCCGAGGGGctggcccggccctgctccccatcAGTCCCCGTTTGGCAGAAATGagactcagtgtgtgtgtggggggggggtgacggGGTCGGGGGAAGCCCCCTAGATGCCTCTGACCCGGCTCCTGCCCTGGAcgtcctgcccacccaccccccgtcCACGGCCCCTCCCGAGAAGCTCCCGGAGCACCTGAAGGCACCGtggacaggggggtggggggggcgcatgTGGCCCCAGTGGGGGGGCTCGCACAGCCCCTGCTGTCCACAGGGTGGCCTGGGGCGggctgcgggcggggcggggcgggcaggggacaGCCCCCTCGGACAGTCCGCAAATAAACTCCCGCTCCCCCGCCCGCCCACGGGGGAGAAAATAGCTCCCACTAggttttcgggttttttttcttCACCTCACTGCTTCTAAATCGATCCGGAACAGATTGTCCAATTGTCTGAGTCTCGGGAGCGAAGGCTCTCCCAGCCCTTgccggccgcccggcccggcgccTCCACACCCGGGGGGctgtgcccgccccgcccccgcgggcaATCAGGCCGCCCCTGCCCTCCACGAGGCCAAACCTGCCTCACCTGGTCCTCAGCCAGCCCCGAGGGGGGGCAGAGACCCACACGTGGACGCAACAGCCCCCTCCTCGCCCAGCTCCCACCCACACGGGCTTCCGCCTCTTCCAGGAAGGCCTCCCTGATACACAGCTCCCCTAGCCCATCACTATCCACTTGGCGCTGCTCCTTCCCACACCACGGGCCCACGTAGAACAGGGGACCGGCCGCAGACCTGGAACCCCAGCCCTGGGGCCACCCGGGCGCTGACCGACTCAGAGCAGACGGTTTGTCTGGATTCCTTGGGAGGCCGGAGCAGAACTCTCGGCTGCCAGGCCTGAGGGCCGAGCCTGTCCCCTGGCGGCTCCTCgaaccctccccaggcccccgtcGCCCCTAAAGGGAAGGAGCACGAGTAGCAGGGACAGACACACACGCGTGGTGCTCACCCGGCAGtgtggggggcagcggggcagggGCCGGAGGCTGACTCAGGTGCCTGGCAGCCACGTGGCTGACGGAAGGACGCTCCGAGGCTGGGCCGGCCTGTCCCGCACCCCGTGACACCGAGACCAGGTGTTTGCACCCTCAAGGGGCCGGCGGGGAAGGACGGGAGGGTCTCGGCCCAGCCGGCCTCACTCTGCCTGCGGGCTGGCGGTGCCCGTCCCGAGGGCAGCCGGCACCCACGGGTGGggccccttcctgtcccctcaGACCACCAGCCCCGGGGAGCAAACACTGCCCGGCTCTCAGCTGCCTTGGTGACGGCCCCCAGTGCTCACATGGCCCGTCCTGAGATCGGAGCCCCCAGGACGGAGTCCCCAGGACGGCAGCCCAGGCCTGTGCTACAGGAAAGGGGCGGAGGGTCCCGGGTGCAGTGACCTGCCAGCGCTGACTGGGAGAGCCTCGGCCCCACCGCTCCAGACAGACCCCCACAGGGCCCAGGGCACCTCCGCACCCCCAGGAAGGAGTTCGCACAACTGTGCAGAGAAACtgaaagtcacacacacacacacacacacacacacacacacacacacaccctcagagagTCGCCACACCTGTCacgcatccatccctccatctacACACTCATGTGCCAACACACTCATCTGTCTGCTCagccatccattcatctatctgtAGGTCTACTCACCCATTCATACAGCGACCCACCTActctgctatccctccagtccatctGCCACTCACACCCgttcaccatccatccacccacccacccacgcacccatccatccacccaccaacccacccacgcacccatccatccacccacccatcccccatctatcccccccactcaccccccatccatccacccacccatccatccacccatccatccacctacccatccatccatccatccacccaccatccatcaatccatcccCCTATCAATCAACCCACCTGTAAaccccccatccatccatccatccacccacccatccatccatccacccacccatccatccatccacccacccatccatccatccatccatccatccatccatccatccatccacccacccatccatccacctacctacccatccatccatccatccacccaccatccatcaaTCCATTCCCCTATCAATCAACCCACCTGTAAAcccccccatccatccatccacccatccatccatccatccatccacccacccatccatccatccatccacccatccatccatccacccacctgtccatccaaccacccacccacccgtccatccatccacccacccatccgtccatccatccatccatccatccccccacccatccatccccccacccacccatccccccacacctGTCAATCAACCCACCTGTAACCCCCATCCACCCAGCCAAGCAcccgtccatcca
Protein-coding regions in this window:
- the SHISAL1 gene encoding protein shisa-like-1 isoform X2, whose product is MTSSGRRTLPVLVLSVLACAVLSAHFRVCEPYTDHKGRYHFGFHCPRLSDNKTLTLCCHHNNTVFKYCCNETEFRAVTRANLTAAAEGYLHNNYPALLGVWIYGLFVLALLALDLLYYSAMNSAACQLYLARWGVRGRWAPRGWGRPARTPPPPPPPAAPRPRGDPRSPPPMTFQSASA
- the SHISAL1 gene encoding protein shisa-like-1 isoform X1, with the translated sequence MRGAAGTPAPTPAPAPAPAGARAPRTVPAPGQLLRRRRRGRARRPPGASRQAASGGARRTPTDPCRQTMTSSGRRTLPVLVLSVLACAVLSAHFRVCEPYTDHKGRYHFGFHCPRLSDNKTLTLCCHHNNTVFKYCCNETEFRAVTRANLTAAAEGYLHNNYPALLGVWIYGLFVLALLALDLLYYSAMNSAACQLYLARWGVRGRWAPRGWGRPARTPPPPPPPAAPRPRGDPRSPPPMTFQSASA